DNA from Leptospira brenneri:
TATATGGAAATCTCCTTCTGACATCAAAGAAAAGTATCGAAATGCTAGTTTTCTTAAAGATAATAGAGTCGTTTTCAATGTACATGGTAACAAATACAGATTGATCGTGAAGATTCACTATAATTTACAAACTGTTTTTATTCGTTTTATTGGAACTCATGAACAATATGATAAAATCAATGCTGAGGTGATTTAAATGAACATTAAACCTATTAAAAATCAAAAAGATCACTTAGAAGCTCTATCTGAAATTGAGAAACTTTGGGATGCAAAGAAAAATACTCCAGAATACGATAAATTAGACATTTTAATAACATTAGTTGATGCTTACGAAACTAAACATTATCCTATTGAAGATCCAGATCCAATAGAAGCTTTAAAATCTGTTATGGATGACATGAACATGAAAAGCGTTGATTTAGGAAATCTCATCGGTGGGCGAAGTCGTGCCACTGAAATCTTAAATCGAAAAAGAAAGCTTACTTTGGAAATGATTAGAAAGATTAATCAAAATCTCGGAATCCCTACTGACATTCTTGTAAAAGAATATAAAGTCAAAACTACTAAGACAGGAAGAAAAAGAACGCCGTCCGTGGCGTAATCGCTTTTGTAGGCCCGAAAACTTCGCATAACAGCGACTTAACGCTTCGCTTCGGGACTAGCCCTCGCTCGGTCTGCGACACATTCCTCTCTGGAACTCCTCTTGCCGCCGCAAGCGTCGTTCCAGTCCCTAACGTCCCTTACAGGGACTCAGGGCCGAGGAACGTCGTTAAGTCTAGTTCGTTATACGCAAGACTGCTAAATCTCATAATAAAAGGAAATAAATGCAAAAAAGTAAAAAAAACTTAATAATATTCTTACTCTTTCTAATGAATTACAATGTTAAGGCAGAAAATTTGTATGACAAAAGGAAATTCTTTATAGAAGCAACTACTTCTCGTTCGTTGATCATTCCAAACACAAATCTTCATCAGATTGACAGCACTGTCATGAACAAAAACAATGATTTCTTCAATAGACAAGAAGTAATTGGTGACAGAACGGCTACCTATGGATCGGATCAGCAGAAAATCGCGAGTATTTATGCATTCGAAAATTCTCCTAAACCCAAATTAAAAAGTAATACATATGCTATATTTGCAGAATACCTATTTAACCCTAAATTTGGATTCGGTATCAGTTTAAACAATGCTAGTTTCCAAGCTCACAACATTAGCGACACAAAGTTTCAAAATAACTTAGCTAATGACTATCTAAATACATATCTAACAAATCAAGCCGCTAGAGAAAATTCAATTATTCGTGAAATTCTAGTTCCATATAATACAAAGAGTAATAATGAGTTTTTACAAATTGTAACCGTTGGGTTACATATAGCTTATCATTTCATTAGCCACCCTACTTTCGATCCGTACATAAGAATTGGTTTTGGCTATGGCAGAAACATAGAAGATATGGCTGTTATTTACCAGTCAACTTTATCTCTAGGAAATAGATTCTTTCTATTTGATAATTTTTATCTTCTCTTTGAAGGTACTGCTTCTAACTATGATGCTCATAAAGTCCCTGATTCAATGCCATTTGAAGCGAGAAAGAAAAATCTATCTCACGCTTGGTCGCTACAAGAATATTCAGGTAAGATAGGCTTAGGAGTCACTTTCTAAACGCAGTCCAGCGTATAACAGCGACTTAACGCTTCGCCTCGGGACTTACGCCCTCGCTCGGTCTGCGACACATTCCCCTCTGGCACTCCTCTTGCCTCTGCAAGCGTCGTTCCAGTCCCTAACGTCCCTTCCGGGACTCAGGGTCGGGGAACGTCGTTAAGTCTAGTTCGTTATGCGTAATGGTCAAACTCTGTTCTCATAATAAATGAATTAAATAATTAGGAAAAAAAGTGGAAGAAAACGGACAAAAAGCGAAATCAACTAATGAAAATTTAGATAAAAATTCAAAACATCCGATTGTAATTTCGATAGATCATGCTCTTCATAGCTATCGAGATATTGAAGCTATTTCTCGTTTATTATATCGAACATTAATTGTTATGCAGCAGAATATGTGGGATGCCTCACTTATAGAACTGAAAAAGGCTTCAACGATAAAAGATCCAGATGGAATCGAATATTTTTCAAATGAAATGCCAGCCAGTTCGGATGAAGCACTTTTATTAATAGAAAGATTAAAAGAATCTAATCTTCCATCAACTTTATTAACAAGTCTATTTCTCGGTTTATTCTCGTCATTCGATGCATTTACTGGAAATTTATTAAAATCAATTTATCAAAAAAAACCTGAGCTATTGGATACCTTAAATATTGAAGTTCCACTATCTGAAATTTTGAGATATGAATCATTTGAAGATTTAAAAGAGAGCGTCCTCAATCAAGAAATTGAAAAATTTAGAAGAAAAAGCTATGTCGAACAATTTGATCATTTAGAAAAGCAATTTGGTATTAACCTAAAGAAATTTCAGAATTGGAGTCATTTTGTTGAAATGGGTCAAAGGAGAAATTTAATAACCCATTGCGAAGGTATTGTATCTAAACAATATATAAAAATATGTAACGAAAATAAATTTGAGCTAGATTCAGAAATTATAGAAGGTAAAAAATTAAATATTGATTATGAATATTTCACCATAGCTTGTTCTTTAATTTATGAAGTCTCTTTAAAACTAGGACAAACACTTTGGCGAAAAATTTTTCCAGATGAAAACGATGAAGCAAACGAACATTTATCTCAGCCTATCTATGAGTCTCTACGATTTGAAAGATATGACAGAGCAATACTCCTTTCCGAATTTGCAATTT
Protein-coding regions in this window:
- a CDS encoding type II toxin-antitoxin system HigB family toxin; protein product: MRVISRKILRDFYSIPKYSDSKIPIEVWFKETSKAIWKSPSDIKEKYRNASFLKDNRVVFNVHGNKYRLIVKIHYNLQTVFIRFIGTHEQYDKINAEVI
- a CDS encoding helix-turn-helix domain-containing protein yields the protein MNIKPIKNQKDHLEALSEIEKLWDAKKNTPEYDKLDILITLVDAYETKHYPIEDPDPIEALKSVMDDMNMKSVDLGNLIGGRSRATEILNRKRKLTLEMIRKINQNLGIPTDILVKEYKVKTTKTGRKRTPSVA